A genomic window from Camelina sativa cultivar DH55 chromosome 2, Cs, whole genome shotgun sequence includes:
- the LOC104713747 gene encoding uncharacterized protein LOC104713747, with translation MLSSPSLTAARTTLGRRLNAKRLASSGRTADPKIHARNDGDEPGLFPSDPEGLDDVANPKTPADEDVPDIRPPGFVKEPLTPPKNPRDTSHKLESTPVGLPADLNFQQKRN, from the exons ATGCTGTCTTCACCATCTCTTACTGCAGCACGTACTACTCTTGGTCGTCGTCTTAATGCGAAGAGACTAGCTTCTTCTGGTCGAACCGCTGATCCGAAGATTCATGCTCGTAACGATGGAGACGAGCCTGGTCTTTTTCCATCAGACCCCGAA GGTTTGGATGATGTAGCGAATCCGAAGACTCCAGCCGATGAGGATGTACCGGATATTCGACCACCCGGTTTTGTAAAGGAACCGCTCACGCCGCCGAAAAATCCACGAGACACTTCACACAAGCTTGAATCTACTCCTGTTGGTCTACCTGCAGATCTCAATTTCCAACAAAAACGAAACTAG